A window from Flavobacterium sp. 83 encodes these proteins:
- a CDS encoding phosphatase PAP2 family protein: MLEKILTLDTELFIYLNSLGSETYDGLWLFITKQINWIPLFLLLGYLIFKKLGTKQTLYLLLFVAILLIITDQTTNLFKNGFQRLRPCNNPGINTFIRVVKKSNSFSFFSGHAANTMAVATFIYFNFKGQIKYLGFLFLWPLIFAYSRIYLGLHYPVDILTGYLCGFVFGFLMFKIYKVVQRKYFPQ, encoded by the coding sequence ATGTTGGAAAAAATCCTGACTCTTGATACTGAGTTATTTATTTATTTGAACAGTCTCGGTTCCGAAACCTATGATGGATTATGGCTTTTTATAACCAAACAAATCAATTGGATTCCGTTATTTTTACTGCTAGGATACTTAATATTTAAGAAATTAGGAACAAAACAAACGCTGTATTTGTTGCTGTTTGTTGCAATTTTGTTAATAATCACAGACCAAACTACCAATTTATTCAAAAATGGATTTCAACGGTTAAGACCTTGTAATAATCCCGGTATCAATACGTTTATTCGCGTAGTAAAAAAGAGCAATTCTTTTAGTTTCTTTTCAGGGCATGCAGCTAATACTATGGCGGTAGCGACTTTTATTTACTTTAATTTCAAAGGTCAAATCAAATATCTTGGGTTCTTATTTTTATGGCCGTTAATATTTGCCTACAGTCGCATTTATTTGGGGTTGCATTATCCAGTAGACATTCTTACCGGCTATTTATGCGGGTTTGTTTTTGGATTCCTTATGTTTAAAATATACAAAGTAGTACAACGAAAATATTTTCCTCAATAA
- a CDS encoding carboxypeptidase-like regulatory domain-containing protein gives MKINNTLLFFLFFITIVTFGQTTIEKEIKGKISADTIAVEGINIVNSTTEKATTTDKNGSFLLFVKEGDILVFSAVNLVTLHKRISRQDLIQDILKIQMTPKSIELKEVIVNENPQITAENLGIIPYGQKKYTPAERKLYTATSGGGIDGLLNTISGRKTMLKKEIAVEGKEQSLNRIAPIFEDKYYTETLKIPTDYIKGFQYYCVEDADFAAALKSKNKTLIMFLIVGLAENYTKIITNEK, from the coding sequence GTGAAAATAAATAATACCTTGCTGTTTTTTTTATTTTTCATCACTATTGTTACTTTTGGACAAACAACTATTGAAAAAGAAATTAAAGGAAAAATTAGTGCTGATACAATTGCAGTTGAAGGCATAAATATCGTCAATTCGACAACTGAAAAAGCAACCACAACAGATAAGAATGGCTCTTTTTTACTATTTGTAAAAGAAGGGGATATTTTAGTTTTTTCTGCTGTAAATCTTGTAACTTTACATAAGAGAATAAGTAGGCAGGATTTAATACAGGATATCCTTAAGATTCAAATGACACCTAAAAGCATTGAACTTAAAGAAGTTATTGTTAATGAGAATCCTCAAATTACGGCTGAGAATTTAGGGATTATCCCTTACGGACAAAAAAAATATACTCCAGCAGAACGTAAATTATATACTGCAACTTCAGGAGGTGGGATTGACGGTTTGCTAAACACAATTTCAGGTCGTAAGACGATGCTTAAAAAAGAGATAGCAGTGGAAGGAAAAGAACAGTCTTTAAACCGAATTGCACCCATTTTTGAAGATAAATATTATACAGAAACCTTGAAAATTCCAACTGATTATATCAAAGGATTTCAATATTATTGCGTTGAAGATGCTGATTTTGCTGCTGCATTGAAATCTAAAAACAAAACATTAATTATGTTTCTGATTGTTGGATTGGCTGAAAATTATACTAAAATAATTACAAATGAAAAATAA
- a CDS encoding DUF6702 family protein: MKKTILYTFIGVLFLGLTAFSVHKFYMAVYQVNYAPEKKMLQITSRIFVDDLNKALEKKYNKKMYLGSEKESPEGIILLKKYFSENFFIKVNGQLKTINFLSKELEGDVLVCYCSIKEIRKINTIEIGNTILIDWNSEQQNITHITVLGEKNSILFTDSNKTGMLKY; this comes from the coding sequence ATGAAAAAAACAATCCTATATACTTTTATTGGAGTTTTATTCCTAGGCTTAACGGCTTTTAGTGTTCATAAATTTTACATGGCGGTTTATCAGGTAAATTATGCTCCTGAAAAAAAAATGCTCCAAATTACATCCCGTATTTTTGTTGATGATTTGAATAAAGCTTTAGAAAAGAAGTATAATAAAAAAATGTACTTGGGATCCGAGAAAGAATCTCCTGAAGGGATTATTTTGCTTAAGAAGTATTTTTCAGAAAATTTTTTTATAAAAGTAAATGGACAATTAAAAACAATCAATTTTCTAAGTAAAGAATTGGAAGGCGATGTGCTTGTATGTTATTGTAGCATAAAAGAAATTAGAAAGATTAATACTATTGAAATTGGGAACACAATTTTGATCGATTGGAATTCGGAACAGCAAAATATAACCCATATTACAGTGTTGGGGGAGAAAAATAGTATCCTTTTTACTGATTCTAATAAAACCGGAATGTTAAAATATTGA
- a CDS encoding O-methyltransferase encodes MHFISQELEDYIEQHSEKEPALLAALNKETYQKILLPRMLSGHFQGRVLSMLAKLIRPVTILEIGTYTGYSALCLCEGIQENGVLHTIDIKEELVDFQRKHFDKSPWGKQIIQHLGDATEIIPNLEVKFDLVFIDADKDNYLNYFELIVPKMNKGGIILSDNVLWSGKVLEPLNPKDLSTKILLEYNKLLANDPRVETVLLPIRDGLTVSRVL; translated from the coding sequence ATGCATTTCATTTCCCAAGAATTAGAAGATTATATCGAACAACATTCTGAAAAAGAGCCGGCTTTACTGGCTGCGTTGAATAAAGAAACCTACCAAAAAATCTTATTACCAAGAATGTTGAGTGGTCATTTTCAAGGACGTGTTTTGAGTATGTTAGCCAAATTGATTCGTCCTGTGACTATTCTTGAAATTGGCACTTATACTGGTTATTCGGCATTGTGCCTATGTGAGGGGATACAGGAAAATGGCGTATTACATACGATTGACATCAAGGAAGAACTAGTAGATTTTCAGCGCAAGCATTTTGACAAATCTCCCTGGGGAAAGCAAATTATTCAACATTTAGGAGATGCTACTGAAATCATTCCGAATCTTGAGGTGAAATTTGATTTGGTTTTTATTGATGCGGACAAAGACAATTACCTCAACTATTTTGAATTGATTGTTCCAAAAATGAATAAGGGCGGAATTATCTTATCTGATAATGTATTGTGGAGTGGCAAAGTTCTTGAACCTTTGAACCCTAAAGATTTAAGCACAAAAATTTTACTGGAATACAATAAATTACTGGCAAATGATCCTCGAGTAGAAACGGTTCTATTACCTATTCGCGATGGATTGACGGTGAGTCGGGTTCTTTAG
- a CDS encoding murein L,D-transpeptidase catalytic domain family protein has protein sequence MIYKIFPAVLFMLVSFTSSKTSFSEPKSNKSVVYAKTVNSSVEATIEKAYNNLHSNEFALPKLEGFSEALKGYYLLKEKGLIKKDILTLVDFSLSSNTKRLWVINLTTGDILFNTLVAHGRNTGDEFASTFSNSAESYKSSLGFYATGEIYNGKHGMSLKLDGLEKGVNDNARARGVVMHAAEYVSSSFIKNNHRLGRSQGCPAVPVELSKEIISAIKDKSCFFIYHPSRTFKLASELVS, from the coding sequence ATGATTTATAAGATATTTCCTGCCGTTTTGTTTATGCTGGTTTCATTCACTTCGAGCAAAACAAGTTTTTCTGAACCAAAGAGTAATAAATCAGTAGTTTATGCCAAAACGGTAAACTCTAGTGTAGAAGCTACTATTGAAAAGGCATATAATAATTTGCATTCCAACGAATTTGCCTTACCTAAATTAGAAGGTTTTTCAGAAGCTTTAAAAGGATATTATTTGTTGAAAGAAAAAGGATTGATCAAGAAAGATATTTTAACCTTAGTTGATTTTAGTCTGTCATCCAATACAAAAAGACTTTGGGTTATTAACTTGACAACAGGTGACATCTTGTTTAATACGCTTGTTGCACATGGAAGAAATACTGGCGATGAATTTGCGTCTACTTTTTCAAATTCAGCCGAATCCTATAAAAGCAGTTTAGGATTTTATGCAACTGGTGAGATTTATAATGGTAAACACGGCATGTCGCTCAAATTAGATGGTTTAGAAAAAGGAGTTAACGACAACGCAAGAGCAAGAGGTGTCGTTATGCATGCAGCTGAATATGTTTCTAGCTCATTCATAAAAAACAATCATAGATTAGGACGAAGTCAAGGTTGTCCAGCGGTACCTGTAGAATTATCTAAAGAAATTATTAGTGCAATAAAAGATAAGTCATGTTTCTTTATTTATCATCCATCAAGAACTTTTAAATTGGCTTCAGAGTTAGTTTCTTAA
- a CDS encoding twin-arginine translocase TatA/TatE family subunit has protein sequence MFGIGGGELIFIMFIVLMLFGSDKVPEIARTMGKAMAQIKNATNDIKSEIQKGAESNGFDTKTLTDIRGSISSEINKAKENLLGDTSSLTDMTENITSEINKAKDNLLSETTTHVEKVKEGLDDLTGPIKRQM, from the coding sequence ATGTTTGGTATAGGGGGAGGCGAATTAATTTTTATAATGTTCATAGTACTGATGCTTTTTGGTTCGGATAAAGTGCCTGAAATAGCGCGTACTATGGGAAAAGCAATGGCTCAGATAAAAAATGCTACCAATGATATAAAAAGCGAAATTCAAAAAGGAGCAGAGTCGAATGGTTTTGATACAAAAACATTGACAGATATAAGAGGAAGTATTTCATCCGAAATTAATAAAGCTAAGGAGAATCTATTAGGCGATACTAGCTCGTTGACGGATATGACTGAAAATATAACCTCAGAAATTAATAAAGCCAAAGACAATCTTTTAAGTGAGACCACAACACATGTTGAAAAAGTAAAAGAAGGATTGGACGACCTGACAGGTCCTATAAAACGCCAAATGTAA
- a CDS encoding M1 family metallopeptidase, whose product MKKITLLFLFPVILFAQEKAPVVTPKQSGKYDTNKFSQMYDLLATPNMFRTASGAPGPAYYQQQADYKIDVELDDRKAKLSGSETVTYYNNSPDILDYLWVQLDQNQAAKNSQSPLAESEKIEQVLPAEKFANEYLKQGLDRGFNIEYVKDFKGNPLSYTINQTMMRINLVTPLKPGEKFIFSTKWWYNINDYIKDGGRSGYEPFEKEGNKLYVIAQFYPRMAVYNDVEGWQNMQFWGGGEFALPFGNFDVNITVPADHVMDATGELMNRSEVFTPAQIQRYELAKKSFDKPVVIVTQAEAEAAEKGFSDKKKTWKFSAKNVRDFGIATSRKFIYDAMAVQLSNKVVMAESVYPKEANPLWGETSTRTVAHTLKSYSSHTFDYPYPKAVSVSAEDQGMEYPMICWNFGRPDANGVTSEQTKNGMIGVVIHEVGHNFFPMIVNSDERQWTWMDEGLNSFMEFMAEQELGTNFPSRRGPAKNIIPYMSGDQKMLEPIMSNSEGIIQFGNNAYGKPATGLNILRETIMGRELFDHAFKVYANRWKFKHPTPEDFFRTMEDASAVDLDWFFRGWFYSTDFVDIGINEVKQYYVSETPTTELKDVKVRKGRFGLDKGPFVYLISDKSTELNPASKKALKIDEVKLLSEYVSQNLTVEERSTLKTPKYFYDVEFNKPGGMIMPIIVEITYEDDTKENFKYPAQIWRKNNDTAKKVYATEKAIKKIQIDPKLETADIDVTNNSWPKLEVKSKFD is encoded by the coding sequence ATGAAAAAAATCACTTTATTATTCCTTTTTCCAGTAATTTTATTTGCTCAAGAAAAAGCTCCTGTCGTAACTCCTAAGCAATCAGGTAAATATGATACGAACAAGTTTAGTCAAATGTATGATTTATTAGCTACACCTAATATGTTTCGTACAGCTTCCGGAGCTCCAGGGCCAGCTTATTATCAGCAGCAGGCTGATTACAAAATAGATGTCGAGCTGGATGATAGAAAAGCTAAATTAAGTGGATCAGAAACGGTAACCTATTATAATAATTCACCTGATATTTTAGATTATTTATGGGTGCAATTAGATCAAAATCAAGCAGCTAAGAATTCACAATCTCCTTTGGCTGAAAGTGAAAAAATAGAACAGGTTTTACCTGCTGAAAAATTTGCAAATGAATATTTGAAACAAGGACTAGACCGTGGATTTAATATTGAATATGTAAAAGATTTTAAAGGAAATCCTTTGTCATATACAATCAATCAAACCATGATGCGCATTAATCTGGTTACTCCTCTTAAACCAGGCGAAAAGTTTATATTTTCTACTAAATGGTGGTACAATATCAATGACTACATTAAAGATGGAGGTCGTTCGGGTTATGAACCATTCGAAAAAGAAGGGAATAAATTATATGTAATTGCTCAATTTTATCCAAGAATGGCAGTGTATAATGATGTTGAAGGATGGCAGAATATGCAGTTTTGGGGAGGTGGGGAATTTGCTTTGCCTTTTGGAAATTTTGATGTAAATATTACTGTTCCTGCAGATCACGTTATGGATGCAACAGGAGAATTAATGAATAGAAGCGAAGTGTTTACCCCAGCTCAGATTCAACGTTATGAATTAGCTAAAAAATCATTTGATAAGCCCGTCGTAATTGTAACTCAAGCAGAAGCAGAAGCAGCTGAAAAAGGTTTTTCTGATAAGAAAAAAACATGGAAATTTAGCGCTAAAAACGTTAGGGATTTTGGTATTGCCACCTCAAGAAAGTTTATTTATGATGCAATGGCAGTACAATTGAGTAATAAAGTGGTTATGGCTGAATCAGTGTATCCTAAAGAAGCAAATCCGCTTTGGGGGGAAACTTCTACAAGAACGGTTGCACATACCTTAAAAAGTTATTCGTCTCATACTTTTGATTATCCTTATCCAAAGGCGGTCTCTGTTTCGGCAGAAGATCAAGGAATGGAATATCCTATGATTTGCTGGAATTTTGGACGTCCAGATGCAAATGGAGTGACAAGTGAGCAAACTAAAAACGGAATGATTGGAGTTGTGATTCATGAAGTAGGCCATAACTTTTTTCCAATGATTGTGAATTCTGATGAGCGTCAATGGACTTGGATGGATGAAGGTTTGAATTCATTTATGGAATTTATGGCTGAACAAGAATTAGGGACAAATTTCCCATCTAGAAGAGGTCCAGCTAAAAACATTATTCCTTACATGAGCGGAGATCAAAAAATGTTGGAACCTATAATGTCTAACTCAGAGGGTATAATCCAGTTTGGAAATAATGCTTATGGAAAACCAGCAACGGGTCTTAATATTTTGAGAGAAACTATTATGGGAAGAGAGTTGTTTGACCATGCGTTTAAAGTATATGCTAACAGATGGAAATTCAAACACCCAACACCAGAAGATTTCTTTAGAACAATGGAAGATGCTTCGGCAGTAGATTTAGATTGGTTTTTTAGAGGATGGTTTTACTCTACTGACTTTGTTGATATTGGTATAAATGAAGTAAAACAATATTATGTTTCTGAAACTCCTACAACTGAGTTGAAAGATGTTAAAGTAAGAAAAGGACGTTTTGGATTAGATAAAGGACCATTTGTATATTTAATTTCAGATAAAAGTACAGAGCTGAATCCAGCTTCTAAGAAAGCTTTAAAAATTGATGAAGTAAAATTGCTTTCAGAATATGTAAGCCAAAACCTTACAGTCGAGGAACGTTCCACTTTGAAAACGCCTAAATACTTTTACGACGTAGAGTTTAATAAACCAGGAGGAATGATAATGCCTATTATTGTTGAAATTACTTATGAGGATGACACTAAAGAAAATTTCAAATACCCAGCACAAATCTGGAGAAAAAATAATGACACTGCCAAAAAAGTATACGCTACTGAAAAAGCAATTAAAAAAATTCAAATTGACCCAAAATTAGAAACTGCTGATATTGACGTAACCAATAACAGTTGGCCAAAACTGGAAGTAAAATCCAAATTTGATTAA
- a CDS encoding DUF5916 domain-containing protein, which translates to MLLAKSTTEHISIDGKINETIWEKSSVATDFVMFEPDNGKPINNTKKTEVRILYDNDAIYIAATLYDDDPTKIKKEITNRDVFGVSDNFSVYINGFNDGQQDFRFFVSSAGVQADCLATEESEDFTWDAIWDSEVTLTDFGWVVEMKIPYAALRFTNTGKQTWGLNFTREIKRDNQKYTWNHVDTKIGAIIPQAGILDGIENIKPPTRLFFIPYSSGYYQKNDIASGTTFKAGLDIKYGINDSFTLDAIVVPDFGQTKFDNAILNLEPFEQKLDENRPFFTEGTNLFNKGGLFYSRRIGGAPSTVPTIEANEEITNYPSTVNLLNAVKVSGRTEKGLGIGFLNAVTKKTYATIVNNDTNETRKEVVEPLTNYNILVLDQRFNQNSSVSFINTNTTRYGNFRDANVSAALFDLKTKANTYNLYGDFKYSSINTIEDYDGYKTELNFAKTSGKYRYILSAKYISKDYDINDLGIIYYTNYNSVTANGSYRILNPTNKFNSFKIYQEISLENQNTSGKTQEAYSITQIKATTLKNNYFEFFLRINPLDRYDFYEPREVGRYVYIPKSIFVYGAFVSDQNKPFTYEVETSITKFDENQRAIYMLNGSIKYRFNDKLSLAHGFQYTRKTNDKGWVDQDNTGIIFAERNREILQNDLTGKYAITNKMTLNLTARYYWSYSQNHGFLTLQDNGYLFQNNTYSLNKNRNFNSWNFDLSYSWWFAPGSEISILYRNYALESTRNVQKDLSTNFKNVFDSNLTNIFSISLRYFIDYNVVKNKF; encoded by the coding sequence GTGCTTTTAGCAAAATCTACTACAGAACACATTTCCATTGACGGAAAAATTAACGAAACAATTTGGGAAAAAAGCTCCGTAGCTACTGATTTTGTAATGTTTGAACCTGATAATGGAAAACCAATAAACAATACTAAGAAAACGGAAGTCCGAATACTATATGATAATGACGCCATTTATATTGCTGCAACATTATATGATGATGATCCTACTAAAATAAAAAAAGAAATCACAAACCGTGATGTTTTTGGAGTTTCCGATAATTTTTCTGTTTATATCAATGGTTTCAATGATGGACAACAAGATTTTCGCTTTTTTGTGAGTTCAGCAGGTGTTCAAGCAGATTGTTTAGCAACCGAAGAGAGCGAAGATTTTACATGGGACGCCATTTGGGATAGCGAAGTAACATTAACCGACTTTGGTTGGGTCGTTGAAATGAAAATTCCCTATGCAGCTTTACGATTCACAAATACTGGAAAACAAACTTGGGGTTTGAATTTTACGCGAGAAATAAAACGTGACAATCAAAAATATACTTGGAATCATGTTGACACAAAAATTGGCGCTATAATTCCGCAAGCAGGGATTCTTGATGGAATTGAAAATATAAAACCTCCTACTCGACTTTTTTTCATACCCTACTCATCCGGTTATTACCAAAAAAATGATATCGCCTCAGGAACTACTTTTAAGGCTGGTTTAGATATAAAATACGGAATCAATGATTCCTTTACTTTAGATGCTATCGTGGTCCCAGATTTTGGACAGACTAAATTTGACAATGCCATTTTAAATCTTGAACCTTTTGAACAAAAACTGGATGAAAACAGGCCGTTTTTTACTGAAGGAACTAATTTATTTAATAAAGGAGGTCTGTTTTATTCCAGAAGAATTGGCGGAGCTCCAAGCACAGTACCTACAATTGAAGCAAATGAAGAAATAACAAATTATCCCAGCACAGTCAACTTACTAAATGCTGTAAAAGTATCCGGAAGAACAGAAAAAGGTTTGGGAATAGGCTTTTTGAATGCTGTCACAAAAAAAACTTACGCCACCATTGTTAATAATGACACTAACGAAACTAGAAAAGAGGTAGTAGAACCTCTAACTAATTATAACATACTGGTATTAGACCAACGTTTTAATCAAAACTCATCGGTATCATTTATAAATACAAATACAACTCGTTATGGTAACTTTAGAGATGCTAATGTTTCAGCAGCATTATTCGATTTGAAAACAAAAGCAAACACGTATAATTTATATGGCGATTTCAAATACAGTTCGATCAATACAATTGAAGATTACGATGGATATAAAACAGAATTAAATTTCGCAAAAACAAGTGGAAAATACAGATATATACTTTCAGCAAAATACATATCAAAAGATTACGATATAAATGATCTTGGAATAATTTATTACACGAATTACAATAGTGTTACCGCAAATGGGAGCTATAGAATATTAAATCCAACAAATAAATTCAACTCATTTAAAATATATCAAGAAATAAGTTTAGAAAACCAAAATACATCAGGAAAAACACAGGAAGCCTATTCTATTACCCAAATAAAAGCAACAACCTTAAAAAATAATTATTTTGAATTCTTTTTAAGAATAAATCCACTAGATAGATATGATTTTTATGAACCTCGAGAAGTAGGAAGATATGTTTATATACCTAAAAGCATTTTCGTATATGGCGCTTTTGTTAGTGATCAAAACAAACCATTTACTTATGAAGTTGAAACATCAATAACTAAATTTGATGAAAACCAAAGAGCAATTTACATGTTAAACGGTAGCATCAAATATCGATTCAACGATAAACTTTCCTTAGCACATGGTTTCCAATATACTAGAAAAACAAATGACAAAGGTTGGGTTGATCAAGATAACACAGGAATTATTTTTGCGGAGCGTAACAGGGAAATATTACAAAATGACCTTACAGGAAAATATGCCATAACCAATAAAATGACACTAAACTTAACGGCGCGTTATTACTGGTCATATTCTCAAAATCATGGATTCCTTACTTTACAGGATAATGGTTATTTATTCCAAAACAATACTTATTCATTAAATAAAAACAGAAATTTCAATTCATGGAATTTTGATTTATCTTATTCCTGGTGGTTTGCCCCAGGTAGTGAAATCTCCATTTTATACCGAAATTACGCCCTGGAAAGCACTAGAAATGTTCAAAAAGATTTGTCTACTAATTTCAAAAATGTTTTCGATAGTAACCTGACTAATATTTTTTCAATTAGCCTTCGGTACTTTATTGATTACAATGTGGTAAAAAATAAATTTTAA
- the pepE gene encoding dipeptidase PepE, producing the protein MKNIIIASTSVLHGGDYLDYLLPRLSLHFLNCKTILFIPYARSGGISHEEYTSKIALAFAKINKTVKGIHEFEDAAQAVQNAEGIFTGGGNTFLLVSQLYKNKIMTVLADTVKKGTPYLGTSAGSNICGLTMQTTNDMPIIYPPSFQTLGLIPFNLNPHYLDADKQSTHMGETRETRIKEFHAFNTVPVLGLREGSWLEVQGEKTILRGNLSARLFRQNQLAEELESGSDLSAIK; encoded by the coding sequence ATGAAAAACATAATTATAGCCAGTACATCTGTCCTTCATGGCGGAGATTATTTAGACTATTTACTACCTAGATTAAGCTTGCATTTTCTAAATTGCAAAACAATACTTTTTATCCCCTATGCTCGTTCTGGAGGGATTTCACATGAGGAATACACTTCAAAAATTGCCTTGGCTTTTGCCAAAATAAACAAAACTGTAAAAGGAATTCACGAATTTGAAGATGCTGCACAAGCCGTTCAAAATGCTGAAGGAATTTTTACTGGAGGCGGTAATACTTTTTTACTGGTTTCACAATTGTATAAAAACAAAATCATGACTGTTCTTGCAGATACTGTTAAAAAAGGAACTCCATATTTAGGGACAAGTGCTGGTAGTAACATATGCGGACTAACTATGCAAACCACTAATGACATGCCTATTATTTATCCCCCGAGTTTTCAAACTTTGGGATTAATTCCTTTTAATTTGAATCCGCATTATTTAGATGCTGATAAGCAATCCACGCATATGGGCGAAACACGAGAAACTCGAATCAAAGAATTTCACGCATTTAATACTGTTCCTGTTTTAGGATTACGAGAAGGAAGTTGGCTTGAGGTTCAAGGCGAAAAAACCATCTTAAGAGGGAATTTGTCAGCGAGACTTTTTAGACAAAATCAATTGGCAGAAGAATTAGAAAGCGGCAGTGATTTGAGTGCTATAAAATAA
- a CDS encoding murein L,D-transpeptidase: MKKLFLILALYSVINCKKEELKSEVILKKETPNSHVRSNEKSIRIDTTLVTYFNNKILSDFYKSNNYKTVWQSDKNRKIILAELLKSDEEGLNPEDYKIKKLLDFEKKSATLDTIDLAKYDVLLTSSLEKYISHLTNGILNPRKLYKNWELKENYINLNETVTQLLNSDSLPYKIDQLKPNHIVYKRLKKALALIKTFSTDNFKNLKITGSISPNDTNPSIIDIKKRLIYWKDLQPKDSLTPIYDKEMAIAVKKFQVLHGLALDPIIREATIASLNFSKEQRIHQIIVNLERWKWYPKEMGKEYIIINIPDYKLTLVKDNDTLRTHRVIVGRAKRKTPILSSKLTQVVFNPTWTIPPTILREDVIPAILKSRNYLAKSNIKVYDSNGRIVNPYEWQLAQAKNYRYVQNPGTFNSLGMVKIIFPNRFSVYLHDTNHRDYFDKIDRSLSSGCVRVDNPLELTEYLLNDPMNWNIEKITTILQNEKTKFIKIKKDVSFHLLYWTAWSENNKLIFRDDIYNLDTDLYKKLRN; the protein is encoded by the coding sequence ATGAAAAAATTATTTCTAATACTAGCATTATATTCAGTCATAAACTGCAAAAAAGAAGAACTAAAAAGTGAGGTAATCTTGAAAAAAGAGACCCCAAATTCTCATGTTCGTTCTAATGAAAAATCAATTAGAATTGACACTACTTTAGTAACCTATTTCAACAACAAAATACTTTCTGATTTTTATAAATCGAATAATTACAAAACCGTTTGGCAATCCGATAAAAATAGAAAAATAATTTTAGCAGAACTCCTTAAATCTGATGAAGAAGGATTGAATCCAGAGGATTACAAAATAAAAAAACTACTTGATTTTGAAAAAAAATCAGCTACTCTAGATACAATAGATTTAGCAAAATACGATGTTTTACTAACTTCAAGTCTTGAAAAATACATTTCCCATTTAACAAACGGAATATTAAACCCAAGGAAGCTTTATAAAAATTGGGAGTTAAAAGAAAATTATATCAACTTAAACGAAACAGTTACTCAATTATTAAACAGCGATTCATTGCCCTATAAAATCGACCAATTAAAACCCAATCATATTGTTTACAAAAGATTAAAAAAAGCACTTGCACTAATTAAAACATTTTCGACAGATAATTTTAAAAATCTAAAAATTACTGGAAGCATTTCTCCAAATGACACTAATCCGTCTATAATTGATATTAAAAAAAGATTAATTTATTGGAAAGATTTGCAACCCAAAGACAGCCTCACTCCTATTTATGACAAAGAAATGGCAATTGCTGTAAAAAAATTTCAGGTTCTTCATGGCTTAGCTCTTGACCCGATTATCCGAGAAGCTACAATTGCTTCATTGAACTTTTCAAAAGAACAACGCATCCATCAAATTATTGTTAATCTAGAGCGCTGGAAATGGTATCCAAAAGAAATGGGAAAAGAATACATAATTATAAACATTCCTGATTATAAATTGACATTAGTTAAAGATAACGATACTTTGAGAACACACAGAGTAATAGTAGGAAGAGCAAAAAGAAAAACACCAATCCTAAGTTCTAAATTAACGCAGGTAGTTTTTAATCCAACTTGGACGATTCCTCCAACTATTTTGAGAGAAGATGTTATTCCGGCAATTTTAAAAAGCAGAAACTACTTAGCCAAATCGAACATTAAAGTATACGACAGCAATGGAAGAATAGTAAATCCATATGAATGGCAACTAGCACAAGCAAAAAACTACCGCTATGTACAAAATCCGGGAACTTTTAATTCATTAGGCATGGTTAAAATTATTTTTCCAAACCGTTTCTCCGTTTATTTACACGACACGAATCATAGGGATTATTTTGATAAAATTGATCGCTCGTTGAGCTCTGGTTGTGTTAGAGTTGACAATCCACTGGAATTGACAGAATATTTACTTAACGATCCCATGAATTGGAACATCGAAAAAATCACAACTATTTTACAAAACGAAAAAACAAAATTTATAAAAATAAAAAAAGATGTTTCCTTTCACTTATTGTATTGGACTGCTTGGAGCGAAAACAACAAATTGATTTTTAGAGATGATATTTATAATCTTGATACAGATTTATACAAGAAATTAAGAAACTAA